In the genome of Massilia sp. PAMC28688, one region contains:
- a CDS encoding TerD family protein, translated as MAISLQKGGNVNLSKEAPGLTKIIVGLGWDTRATDGAAFDLDGAVFLVNAAGKVRSDADFVFYNNLKSTDGSVVHSGDNLTGAGDGDDETVTIDLAAVPADVDKVIVAVTIHDAEARKQNFGMVSKAFIRCVNASGNTELARYDLSEDGSTEAAMIFGEVYRAGGDWKFKAIGQGFKGGLGPLAKNYGVNV; from the coding sequence ATGGCAATCAGTCTGCAAAAAGGCGGCAACGTCAACCTGAGCAAAGAAGCACCTGGCCTGACCAAGATCATCGTCGGCCTGGGCTGGGATACCCGCGCCACCGACGGCGCCGCATTTGACCTCGACGGTGCGGTATTTCTCGTCAATGCAGCTGGCAAGGTTCGTTCCGATGCCGACTTCGTTTTCTATAACAACCTGAAGTCGACCGACGGTTCCGTCGTGCACTCGGGCGACAACCTGACCGGTGCCGGCGACGGTGATGACGAGACCGTCACCATCGACCTGGCCGCCGTGCCGGCCGACGTGGACAAGGTGATCGTGGCCGTGACGATTCACGATGCCGAAGCGCGCAAGCAGAACTTCGGCATGGTGTCGAAGGCCTTTATCCGCTGCGTCAACGCCTCCGGCAACACCGAACTGGCCCGTTACGACCTGTCGGAAGACGGCTCGACCGAAGCTGCCATGATCTTTGGCGAAGTCTACCGCGCCGGCGGCGACTGGAAGTTCAAGGCCATCGGCCAGGGCTTCAAGGGCGGTCTTGGCCCACTGGCCAAGAACTATGGCGTGAATGTGTAA
- a CDS encoding TerD family protein: MAVNLSKGQKISLEKEAGGALTKVTMGLGWDAVKSKGLFGFGSKSETVDLDASCVMFDEANNPVDVVWFRQLKSKDGSVVHTGDNRTGAGDGDDEQIIVDLSRVPPTVKSLVFTVNSFTGQSFAQVQNAFCRILNASDNKEIARYDLSVQGSHTAQIMSKVYRHNGEWKMHAIGENGSGRTIEDLVSQIKAHL; this comes from the coding sequence ATGGCAGTGAATTTATCCAAAGGGCAGAAGATCTCGCTCGAGAAGGAAGCCGGCGGCGCGCTGACCAAGGTAACAATGGGTCTGGGCTGGGACGCCGTGAAATCCAAGGGCCTGTTCGGCTTTGGCAGCAAGTCGGAAACGGTGGACCTGGACGCGTCGTGCGTCATGTTCGATGAAGCCAACAACCCGGTCGACGTCGTATGGTTCCGCCAGCTCAAGAGCAAGGATGGCAGCGTGGTCCACACGGGCGATAACCGCACCGGCGCCGGCGATGGCGACGACGAGCAGATCATTGTCGACCTGTCGCGCGTGCCGCCCACCGTCAAGTCGCTGGTGTTTACCGTCAACAGCTTCACGGGCCAGAGCTTTGCGCAGGTGCAAAATGCGTTTTGCCGCATCCTCAATGCCAGCGACAACAAGGAAATCGCCCGCTACGACCTGTCGGTGCAGGGTTCGCACACGGCGCAAATCATGAGCAAGGTGTATCGCCACAATGGCGAATGGAAGATGCACGCGATCGGCGAAAACGGCAGCGGCCGCACCATCGAAGACCTGGTCAGCCAGATCAAGGCGCATCTGTAA
- a CDS encoding TIGR00266 family protein produces MPVFTVTGDVDPFLHVSMTRGETIYCESGAMVMMESNLDLKGKMQGGIGSAIMRRFANGESFFQQHIEAVRGDGDCLLSPTLPGAMQVIECGARQYILSDGAFVAASQKVDLKVRTQSLGNALFANSGGFFVTETSGNGQVVVSGFGSMSELVVEPGKDITIDNSHVVCWDSTLRYDISITTGQSGGFLGNLINSQTSGEGMVLKFSGSGRVYVCSRNRESFRAWVASVAQAR; encoded by the coding sequence ATGCCAGTTTTTACAGTTACAGGCGATGTTGATCCATTCCTGCACGTGTCCATGACGCGCGGCGAGACAATTTACTGCGAGTCCGGCGCCATGGTCATGATGGAGTCCAATCTTGACCTCAAGGGCAAGATGCAGGGCGGTATCGGCAGCGCCATCATGCGCCGCTTCGCCAATGGCGAATCGTTTTTCCAGCAGCACATCGAAGCGGTGCGCGGCGACGGCGATTGCCTGTTGTCGCCTACCTTGCCAGGTGCCATGCAGGTGATCGAGTGCGGGGCGCGCCAGTACATCCTGTCCGACGGCGCGTTTGTTGCCGCCAGCCAGAAGGTGGACCTCAAGGTGCGCACCCAGAGCCTGGGGAATGCCCTGTTTGCCAACAGTGGCGGCTTTTTTGTCACCGAAACGAGCGGCAACGGGCAGGTGGTGGTATCGGGGTTTGGCTCGATGTCGGAACTGGTGGTGGAGCCAGGCAAGGATATTACGATCGACAATTCGCACGTGGTGTGCTGGGACAGCACGCTGCGCTACGACATTTCGATCACGACCGGCCAGAGCGGAGGCTTTCTCGGCAACCTGATCAACAGCCAGACCAGCGGCGAAGGCATGGTGCTGAAGTTTTCCGGCAGTGGCAGAGTGTATGTGTGTTCGCGCAATCGCGAATCATTCCGCGCGTGGGTGGCATCGGTCGCCCAGGCACGTTAA